A region from the Thauera humireducens genome encodes:
- a CDS encoding alpha/beta fold hydrolase — MTRNFPRLDIQDRWFESGSGRLYVRAWSPESAVSDTPIILLHDSLGSVELWRDFPAALCAETGRQVLAYDRLGFGRSDAHPGKLPLDFVAREAEAGFDAVRRQLGLGRFVAFGHSVGGGMAVHCAARFATDCAALITESAQAFVEDRTLAGIETARELFTDPAQVERLARYHGDKAAWVLDAWIGSWLSPEFATWSLDAVLPQVHCPVLALHGADDEYGSPAHPERIGRLVSGPARVEVMAATRHVPHRERPADVLQRVAAFLRDIP, encoded by the coding sequence ATGACTCGAAATTTCCCAAGACTCGACATCCAGGACCGCTGGTTCGAGTCGGGCAGCGGGCGCCTGTATGTGCGTGCCTGGTCACCCGAGTCGGCCGTGTCGGACACGCCGATCATCCTGCTGCATGACTCGCTCGGCAGCGTCGAACTCTGGCGCGACTTTCCCGCCGCCTTGTGTGCCGAGACCGGACGCCAGGTCCTTGCCTACGATCGCCTCGGTTTCGGGCGGTCCGATGCTCACCCCGGAAAGCTGCCACTCGACTTCGTCGCGCGCGAAGCGGAAGCGGGCTTCGACGCCGTTCGTCGGCAGCTGGGCCTTGGCCGCTTCGTCGCCTTCGGCCATAGCGTCGGGGGCGGCATGGCCGTGCATTGCGCGGCACGTTTCGCCACAGACTGTGCCGCGCTGATCACCGAGTCGGCCCAGGCTTTCGTCGAGGACCGGACCCTTGCGGGTATCGAGACGGCGCGCGAGCTGTTCACCGACCCGGCCCAGGTCGAAAGGCTCGCCCGTTACCACGGCGACAAGGCGGCCTGGGTGCTCGACGCCTGGATCGGCTCCTGGCTCAGTCCCGAGTTCGCAACGTGGTCGCTGGATGCGGTGTTGCCGCAGGTGCATTGTCCTGTGCTCGCGCTGCATGGCGCCGACGACGAGTATGGCAGTCCCGCGCACCCGGAGCGGATCGGCCGGCTCGTGAGCGGTCCTGCCCGAGTCGAGGTGATGGCGGCGACACGACACGTACCACATCGGGAAAGACCGGCAGACGTGCTCCAACGCGTCGCCGCCTTCCTGCGCGACATCCCCTGA
- a CDS encoding flavodoxin family protein, producing the protein MSARKRLLIVFHTQSGNTGQLAKAVLRGAGRVTEIESRLMRAFDAGVDELLNCDGLLLGTPENFGYMSGALKDFFDRTYYPCEGRLVGLPYAVFVSADNDGTGAVREIGRIANGYGWKCVAEPLIARKAIAPEHLAAAEELGEAMASGLAMGIF; encoded by the coding sequence ATGAGTGCGCGCAAGCGGTTGCTGATCGTGTTTCACACGCAGTCGGGCAACACGGGGCAGCTTGCCAAGGCCGTGCTGCGCGGCGCCGGGCGCGTTACAGAAATCGAATCCCGGCTCATGCGCGCCTTCGATGCCGGCGTCGATGAGCTGCTGAACTGCGATGGACTGCTGCTCGGCACGCCGGAGAACTTCGGCTACATGTCCGGTGCGCTGAAGGACTTCTTCGACCGGACCTACTACCCATGCGAGGGGCGGCTCGTCGGCCTGCCCTATGCGGTGTTCGTCAGTGCCGACAACGACGGCACCGGGGCGGTGCGGGAGATCGGGCGCATCGCGAACGGCTACGGCTGGAAGTGTGTCGCCGAGCCGCTGATCGCGCGCAAGGCGATCGCGCCCGAGCACCTGGCTGCAGCCGAGGAGCTCGGCGAGGCGATGGCATCGGGGCTGGCGATGGGCATTTTCTGA
- the amrB gene encoding AmmeMemoRadiSam system protein B has product MANASVRPAAVAGQFYPADERVLRIQLAEMLASAVPLEQVAPPKAIVVPHAGYMYSGPVAASAYRALAPLRGQIRRVVMLGPTHRVAVRGFSLPAAQAFMTPLGEVPLSRADWLALQARDDVRVDDSPHALEHCLEVQLPFLQMVLDRFTLVPLLVGDADDESVAELIEALWGGPETLIVISSDLSHYLSYRQAQWIDRSTADQVIALRAGLNHEQACGATPLNGLLLAARRQHLQPHLLDLRNSGDTAGDRTRVVGYASIAFCEPEPDAHARH; this is encoded by the coding sequence ATGGCCAATGCTTCCGTCCGACCGGCGGCCGTCGCCGGCCAGTTCTATCCGGCTGATGAGCGCGTGCTGCGCATCCAGCTTGCCGAAATGCTTGCGTCCGCCGTTCCGCTCGAGCAGGTGGCCCCGCCCAAGGCGATCGTCGTGCCGCACGCGGGTTACATGTACTCGGGGCCGGTCGCCGCGAGTGCATATCGCGCCCTTGCGCCGCTGCGCGGGCAGATTCGCCGCGTCGTGATGCTCGGGCCGACGCATCGCGTGGCGGTGCGCGGGTTTTCGCTGCCCGCGGCACAGGCCTTCATGACCCCGCTCGGAGAGGTTCCCCTGAGCCGTGCCGACTGGCTGGCCCTGCAGGCGCGCGACGATGTGCGGGTGGACGATTCGCCCCACGCGCTCGAGCACTGCCTTGAAGTGCAGCTGCCCTTCCTGCAGATGGTGCTCGACAGGTTCACGCTCGTCCCGCTGCTGGTCGGCGACGCCGACGACGAGAGCGTGGCCGAGCTCATCGAGGCCCTGTGGGGCGGCCCGGAAACGCTGATCGTGATCAGCTCGGACCTTTCGCATTACCTGTCTTACCGCCAGGCGCAATGGATCGACCGCTCGACCGCCGATCAGGTCATCGCCCTGCGCGCGGGGCTCAACCACGAACAGGCTTGCGGGGCAACGCCGCTCAACGGCTTGCTGCTCGCCGCCCGACGCCAGCATCTGCAGCCTCACCTGCTCGATCTGCGCAATTCCGGCGACACCGCGGGCGACCGCACGCGCGTGGTCGGCTACGCCAGCATCGCCTTCTGCGAACCGGAGCCCGATGCCCATGCCCGCCACTGA
- the ispD gene encoding 2-C-methyl-D-erythritol 4-phosphate cytidylyltransferase produces MRAMQNHHPRHFAIVPAAGSGSRMGAARPKQYLSLLGRPLIHHALSVLCAAPEIDKVFVVLSVDDREWSRYDWSALGDKLVPLFCGGATRADSVLGGLRAIAGDVTQSDWVLVHDAARPCLAPWHIDKLVRELAHEEVGGLLAVPVADTLKRADAHRHVAETVPRDSLWQAQTPQMFRYVMLRRALEGASDVTDEASAIEAAGLRPRLVQGDATNLKVTYPLDLHLAEWILQNREGLK; encoded by the coding sequence ATGCGCGCCATGCAAAACCATCACCCGCGTCATTTCGCCATCGTGCCCGCTGCCGGCAGCGGCTCCCGCATGGGTGCGGCCCGACCCAAGCAGTACCTCTCGCTGCTCGGTCGCCCCCTGATCCATCACGCCCTTTCCGTGCTGTGCGCTGCACCGGAAATCGACAAGGTTTTCGTGGTCCTGTCGGTGGACGACCGCGAATGGTCGCGCTATGACTGGAGTGCACTCGGCGACAAGCTCGTGCCCCTGTTCTGCGGCGGTGCGACCCGCGCCGACAGCGTGCTGGGTGGCCTGCGCGCCATCGCTGGCGACGTGACGCAGTCAGACTGGGTTCTGGTGCATGACGCCGCACGCCCCTGCCTCGCCCCCTGGCACATCGACAAGCTGGTGCGCGAACTGGCGCACGAGGAAGTGGGCGGCCTGCTCGCGGTGCCGGTCGCCGACACGCTGAAGCGGGCCGACGCCCATCGCCATGTGGCCGAGACCGTGCCGCGCGACAGCCTGTGGCAGGCACAGACGCCGCAGATGTTCCGCTATGTGATGCTGCGCCGCGCGCTCGAAGGCGCGTCGGACGTGACCGACGAGGCGAGCGCCATCGAGGCGGCGGGCCTGCGTCCGCGCCTGGTGCAGGGCGACGCCACCAACCTGAAAGTGACCTATCCGCTCGACCTGCACCTGGCCGAGTGGATACTGCAGAACCGCGAGGGGCTCAAGTGA
- a CDS encoding host attachment protein gives MAITWILVANASLAKLYANLGPNKGLTLVKELIHPESRQKNSELVTDRSGAMAGNGGGGSMQPQTLPKQHEAKVFAQEIAQALYQGRSQNAFKRAILVAPPAFMGMLNTVIDGPTAQLITDRFEKDYTKTSEPELSERLASAIYL, from the coding sequence ATGGCCATCACCTGGATTTTGGTTGCCAACGCCAGCCTGGCGAAGCTGTATGCGAACCTCGGCCCCAACAAGGGCCTCACGCTGGTCAAGGAACTGATCCACCCCGAAAGCAGGCAGAAGAACTCTGAACTCGTCACCGACCGCTCCGGCGCCATGGCCGGCAATGGCGGCGGCGGCTCGATGCAGCCGCAGACCCTTCCCAAACAGCACGAAGCCAAGGTCTTCGCGCAGGAAATCGCTCAGGCGCTCTATCAGGGACGCTCACAGAACGCGTTCAAGCGCGCCATCCTCGTCGCTCCGCCTGCCTTCATGGGCATGCTCAACACCGTCATCGACGGTCCGACCGCACAGCTCATTACGGACCGCTTCGAAAAGGACTACACCAAGACTTCGGAACCCGAACTCAGCGAACGTCTGGCTTCGGCCATCTACCTGTGA
- the thpR gene encoding RNA 2',3'-cyclic phosphodiesterase: MPDAGAAGAAPRLRVFFALWPDAPTASCLHCEARQLQGACGGRLMRPDTIHLTLAFLGDTPVSRLPILAEAAAQVHAPPCTLVLDRCGSWHGNRVLWLGPSSPPEPLGLLAGQLGSALRERGVALERRPFAPHVTIVRNALHAPPAQQVAAITWDVSAFVLVASERGPDGARYRELGHWPLGEDAAR, translated from the coding sequence ATGCCTGATGCAGGCGCAGCCGGTGCGGCGCCGCGCCTGCGCGTGTTCTTCGCGCTATGGCCCGACGCACCGACCGCGTCCTGCCTGCATTGCGAAGCTCGCCAACTGCAAGGTGCGTGTGGTGGACGGCTCATGCGGCCGGACACGATCCACCTGACCCTGGCCTTTCTCGGCGATACGCCGGTGTCGCGCCTCCCAATACTTGCCGAAGCCGCGGCGCAGGTGCACGCGCCACCCTGCACACTGGTGCTCGACCGATGCGGAAGCTGGCACGGCAACCGCGTGCTCTGGCTTGGACCGAGCAGCCCGCCTGAGCCATTGGGCCTGCTGGCCGGACAGCTGGGCAGCGCCCTGCGTGAACGTGGCGTTGCGCTCGAGCGCCGTCCCTTCGCGCCACATGTGACCATCGTGCGCAATGCCTTGCACGCACCACCGGCGCAGCAGGTCGCGGCGATCACCTGGGATGTGTCCGCCTTCGTGCTGGTGGCGTCGGAACGCGGCCCGGACGGTGCGCGCTATCGGGAACTCGGCCATTGGCCGCTTGGCGAAGACGCTGCGCGTTGA
- a CDS encoding nitroreductase: MTNAFQPAVDEVIQSRYSCRAFLPRPVPRTTIEEILAVASRAPSGTNIQPWRAWVLTGETKAALTERLLAAFDDPEEAATHADPYQYYPKQWISPYIDRRRKVGLQLYGLLGIQKGDAKRMHEQFARNYKFFDAPVGLIFTVDRVMEQGSWLDYGMFLQNVMLAAKARGLDTCPQAALIQFHRIIRQTLEIPDNETLICGMSLGYADPAAPENTLRTERAPLSEWVSFRD; the protein is encoded by the coding sequence ATGACGAACGCCTTCCAGCCCGCAGTCGACGAAGTGATCCAGAGCCGGTACTCGTGCCGCGCCTTCCTGCCGCGCCCCGTGCCGCGCACAACCATCGAGGAGATCCTTGCCGTCGCCTCGCGCGCGCCCTCGGGCACCAACATTCAACCGTGGAGGGCCTGGGTGCTGACCGGTGAGACCAAGGCGGCCCTGACCGAACGCCTGCTGGCCGCCTTCGACGACCCCGAGGAAGCGGCAACGCATGCCGATCCCTACCAGTACTACCCCAAGCAATGGATCTCGCCCTATATCGACCGCCGTCGCAAGGTCGGCCTGCAGCTCTACGGCCTGCTCGGCATCCAGAAAGGCGACGCCAAGCGCATGCACGAGCAGTTCGCGCGCAACTACAAGTTCTTCGATGCGCCGGTCGGGCTGATCTTCACGGTCGATCGGGTCATGGAGCAGGGCTCCTGGCTCGACTACGGCATGTTCCTGCAGAACGTCATGCTGGCAGCGAAGGCGCGCGGACTGGATACCTGCCCGCAGGCCGCGTTGATCCAGTTCCACCGCATCATCCGCCAGACGCTGGAGATCCCCGACAACGAAACGCTGATCTGCGGCATGTCCCTGGGTTACGCCGATCCAGCCGCGCCGGAGAACACGCTCCGGACCGAGCGCGCACCGCTGTCGGAGTGGGTCTCCTTTCGCGACTGA
- the amrS gene encoding AmmeMemoRadiSam system radical SAM enzyme, whose amino-acid sequence MNASPASGQNHPGRYWHRLDDGRIQCDLCPRYCKLHEDQRGACFVRMREGDGIVLTTYGRSSGFCIDPIEKKPLNHFYPGSKVLSFGTAGCNLACKFCQNWDISKSRDMDSLMDAASPDEIVATARHWGCHSVAFTYNDPVIFAEYAMDVADACHAHGLQTVAVTAGYITELARRDFFSRMDAANVDLKGFTDDFYVRLCGAHLQPVLDTLVWLQHETDVWVELTTLLIPGQNDSDAELQALSKWVHDELGAEVPLHFSAFHPDFKMTEVPPTPPATLTRARRIALDAGLKHVYTGNVHDVEGDTTHCTGCGRPLIVRDWYEIRSYTVDAQGACPDCGTKLAGRYGPVGAAAGDAFGARRIPVAIHRQPLQGRKTS is encoded by the coding sequence ATGAACGCAAGCCCGGCCAGCGGCCAGAATCATCCCGGCCGGTACTGGCACCGTCTCGACGACGGCCGCATCCAGTGCGACCTCTGCCCGCGTTACTGCAAGCTGCACGAGGACCAGCGCGGCGCGTGCTTCGTACGCATGCGCGAGGGGGATGGCATCGTGCTGACGACCTATGGTCGCAGCTCGGGCTTCTGCATCGACCCGATCGAGAAGAAGCCGCTGAACCACTTCTACCCGGGCAGCAAGGTTCTCTCCTTTGGTACGGCGGGCTGCAACCTCGCGTGCAAGTTCTGCCAGAACTGGGACATCTCCAAGTCGCGCGACATGGACAGCCTGATGGATGCCGCATCGCCCGACGAGATCGTCGCCACCGCCAGGCACTGGGGCTGCCACAGCGTCGCCTTTACCTACAACGACCCGGTCATCTTCGCCGAGTACGCGATGGACGTCGCCGATGCCTGCCATGCCCACGGCCTGCAGACGGTCGCGGTTACCGCGGGCTACATCACCGAGTTGGCGCGGCGCGACTTCTTCAGCCGCATGGATGCGGCCAATGTCGACCTGAAAGGCTTCACCGACGATTTCTACGTCCGGCTGTGCGGTGCGCATCTGCAGCCGGTGCTCGACACCCTGGTCTGGCTGCAACACGAAACGGATGTGTGGGTCGAGCTGACCACCCTGCTGATCCCGGGCCAGAACGACTCGGATGCCGAGTTGCAGGCTTTGTCGAAATGGGTACATGACGAACTTGGCGCGGAGGTGCCCTTGCACTTCAGCGCCTTCCATCCCGACTTCAAGATGACCGAGGTTCCCCCGACCCCGCCAGCAACCCTGACGCGGGCACGCCGCATCGCGCTAGATGCCGGCCTGAAGCATGTCTACACCGGCAATGTGCATGATGTCGAAGGTGACACCACGCATTGCACCGGCTGCGGACGTCCGCTCATCGTGCGCGACTGGTACGAGATCCGCAGCTACACGGTGGACGCCCAGGGCGCCTGTCCCGATTGCGGCACCAAGCTGGCCGGGCGCTATGGCCCGGTCGGCGCCGCCGCTGGGGATGCATTTGGCGCACGCCGCATCCCCGTCGCCATCCATCGCCAGCCCCTGCAGGGCAGGAAGACTTCGTGA
- a CDS encoding MgtC/SapB family protein produces MPDALPLDPDQIEAFLIAIGIGLLIGLERERVPSARAGLRTFGLVAMFGALVAMLGQDLQSIAPFVAGLVIVGVTIISAYLRHPDPSDPGTTSVAALLVCYCLGAAVWMGYAQLAVMLAVGTTVLLYFKAQLRGIATRLQPRDWISILQFGVLSLVILPILPNEEFGPFGALNPYQIWWMVVLISGVSLAGYTALQLVGARYGTVFVGIFGGLASSTATTMVYARQARGTEAIAPMAGLVIVLANLVMLLRVAVIAGLVAPSVLRPLLVVVIPGLVLGLAGVLWHWRGLGERGETVLPNTSNPTELKAALGFGLLYGLVLLSAAWLSDYFGNRGLYVLALVSGLTDVDAITLSSLRLFSMDKLALEPTVIAIGLAMLANLGFKTAMALVIGGRPLAARVLPGMMVVGLGLGAGMGWSALQAASL; encoded by the coding sequence ATGCCCGACGCTCTCCCCCTTGATCCCGACCAGATCGAAGCCTTCCTCATCGCCATCGGCATCGGCCTGCTGATCGGTCTCGAGCGCGAGCGTGTGCCCTCGGCGCGCGCCGGCCTGCGCACCTTCGGCCTCGTCGCCATGTTCGGTGCCCTCGTCGCCATGCTCGGCCAGGACCTGCAGAGCATCGCGCCTTTCGTGGCCGGCCTGGTCATCGTCGGCGTCACCATCATCAGCGCCTATCTGCGCCATCCCGATCCGTCCGATCCGGGCACGACCTCGGTCGCCGCCCTGCTCGTGTGCTACTGCCTCGGTGCGGCGGTGTGGATGGGCTACGCGCAGCTCGCGGTGATGCTGGCGGTCGGCACCACCGTGCTGCTGTACTTCAAGGCACAGTTGCGCGGCATTGCCACCCGCCTTCAGCCGCGCGACTGGATCTCGATCCTGCAGTTCGGCGTGCTGTCGCTGGTGATCCTGCCGATCCTGCCCAACGAGGAATTCGGGCCCTTCGGCGCGCTCAACCCGTACCAGATCTGGTGGATGGTGGTGCTGATCTCCGGGGTGAGCCTGGCGGGCTACACCGCGCTCCAGCTGGTCGGCGCGCGCTATGGCACGGTTTTCGTCGGGATCTTCGGCGGACTGGCCTCGAGCACGGCGACGACCATGGTCTATGCACGCCAGGCGCGCGGAACCGAGGCCATCGCGCCGATGGCGGGACTCGTGATCGTGCTGGCCAACCTCGTGATGCTGCTGCGGGTGGCGGTGATCGCCGGTCTCGTGGCACCGAGCGTGCTGCGTCCGCTGCTCGTCGTCGTGATCCCCGGGCTGGTTCTCGGCCTTGCTGGCGTGCTCTGGCACTGGCGCGGTCTGGGCGAGCGCGGCGAGACCGTGCTGCCGAACACCAGCAACCCGACCGAGCTGAAGGCCGCCCTGGGTTTCGGCCTGCTGTACGGCCTCGTGCTGCTGTCTGCGGCGTGGCTGTCGGACTACTTCGGCAATCGCGGCCTCTATGTGCTGGCCCTGGTGTCGGGCCTGACGGACGTCGATGCGATCACACTGTCGAGCCTGCGGCTGTTCTCGATGGACAAGCTCGCCCTGGAGCCGACCGTGATCGCGATCGGGCTGGCAATGCTGGCCAACCTCGGCTTCAAGACCGCAATGGCGCTCGTGATCGGCGGCCGCCCGCTGGCTGCAAGAGTCCTGCCCGGCATGATGGTGGTTGGGCTCGGACTGGGTGCCGGCATGGGCTGGAGCGCGTTGCAGGCGGCAAGTCTATAA
- a CDS encoding zinc-dependent peptidase codes for MVFARIRRWLGLGEREGPAVSDEQWARVERRLLFLDFLPAEARLRLRALALEFLATKQFHGAHGLVLDDDMLLGIALQACLPILNIGLRAYAGWVGVVVYPGDFLIPRREYDEAGVLHEYDDEVLGEAWVGGPVLVSWFDGEAQPAGVNVVIHEFAHKLDMENGGVDGLPRLRAGMSRQAWADAFSEAYEAFCEEVDNGGDTEIDPYGSEHPGEFFAVVSEVFFETPSVLMRHFPKVYAQLQQFYGVDPAAGEARLRESAA; via the coding sequence ATGGTGTTCGCGCGGATTCGCCGCTGGCTGGGGCTGGGTGAGCGTGAAGGCCCGGCGGTGTCCGACGAGCAGTGGGCACGCGTCGAGCGTCGGCTGCTCTTCCTCGACTTCCTGCCTGCGGAGGCGCGTCTGCGCCTGCGCGCGTTGGCGCTCGAGTTTCTCGCCACCAAGCAGTTCCACGGCGCGCATGGGCTGGTGCTGGATGACGACATGCTGCTCGGCATCGCGCTGCAGGCCTGTCTGCCGATCCTCAACATCGGTCTGCGGGCCTACGCCGGCTGGGTGGGCGTGGTCGTCTATCCGGGCGACTTCCTCATTCCGCGTCGCGAGTACGACGAGGCCGGCGTGCTTCACGAGTACGACGACGAGGTGCTCGGTGAGGCCTGGGTAGGCGGCCCGGTGCTGGTGTCGTGGTTCGACGGCGAGGCGCAGCCCGCGGGCGTCAATGTGGTGATCCACGAGTTCGCGCACAAGCTCGACATGGAAAATGGCGGCGTGGACGGCTTGCCGCGGCTGAGAGCCGGCATGTCGCGCCAGGCCTGGGCAGACGCTTTCTCCGAAGCCTACGAGGCGTTCTGCGAGGAGGTGGACAACGGCGGCGACACCGAGATCGATCCCTATGGCAGCGAGCATCCGGGCGAGTTCTTCGCGGTGGTGTCCGAGGTGTTCTTCGAGACGCCCTCGGTACTGATGCGCCACTTCCCGAAGGTTTACGCGCAGTTGCAGCAGTTCTACGGCGTCGACCCCGCCGCCGGCGAGGCGAGGTTGCGGGAGTCGGCAGCATGA
- a CDS encoding phosphoribosyltransferase — MKLRHIDLSIPAHGVWLDGVLAHAPDVRGLAMCLNSSGHPPLDQSHRPLELTLQAAGFATMTVDLLTRQEALRDPDAPFNIPRLTDRVLAAIEWASHQPPLVGLPLAVVATGTGCAAAVRAAVRSPESFRSIAFLGGRADLAGAEPLRAVRTPIRFIVTPGTPEATILTRAYPLLKGDHHWLALPPTDSEHDNDLLAARAACAWLRQHFPQAEGTAQA, encoded by the coding sequence GTGAAACTCCGGCACATCGATCTCAGCATTCCTGCGCACGGCGTTTGGCTGGACGGCGTCCTCGCCCATGCACCTGACGTCCGCGGGCTTGCCATGTGCCTGAACTCGTCGGGACACCCTCCGCTCGATCAGTCGCACCGGCCGCTTGAACTGACGCTGCAGGCGGCCGGCTTCGCGACGATGACGGTCGATCTGCTGACCCGTCAGGAGGCACTGCGCGATCCGGACGCCCCGTTCAACATCCCTCGCCTCACCGACCGCGTCCTCGCTGCCATCGAGTGGGCTTCGCATCAGCCGCCGCTCGTCGGCCTGCCACTCGCGGTGGTTGCAACCGGCACGGGCTGTGCAGCGGCGGTTCGCGCCGCGGTGCGGTCGCCGGAGTCCTTTCGTTCGATCGCGTTCCTCGGCGGGCGCGCCGATCTGGCTGGCGCCGAGCCCCTGCGCGCCGTACGCACGCCGATCCGTTTCATCGTGACGCCCGGCACGCCCGAGGCCACCATCCTCACCCGGGCCTATCCCCTGCTGAAGGGGGATCATCATTGGCTGGCGCTGCCACCGACCGACAGCGAGCACGACAACGACCTGCTGGCCGCACGGGCAGCCTGCGCCTGGTTGCGGCAGCACTTCCCCCAAGCAGAGGGCACGGCGCAGGCCTGA
- the amrA gene encoding AmmeMemoRadiSam system protein A: MPATDLGPELLRLARAAIAHHLGLGPAPEPGADPRLGERGATFVTLMLEGELRGCIGSLRRTRALGADVIANAIAAASQDPRFPPLDADEFAQVEVEVSLLSEPEFIDFADEADLLRQLRPFEDGLILFAGCRSATFLPQVWSQLPQPEMFLAALKCKAGMPVERPVDGLMAARYNVRKWHESRAEAS, encoded by the coding sequence ATGCCCGCCACTGACCTCGGCCCCGAGCTGCTCCGTCTCGCACGCGCAGCGATCGCGCATCACCTTGGGCTGGGTCCCGCGCCCGAGCCCGGCGCCGATCCGAGGCTTGGCGAGCGCGGCGCGACCTTCGTCACCTTGATGCTGGAGGGCGAGTTGCGCGGCTGCATCGGCAGCCTGCGGCGCACCCGCGCGCTGGGGGCCGACGTCATCGCGAATGCCATTGCGGCCGCCAGCCAGGATCCGCGCTTTCCCCCGCTCGACGCCGACGAGTTCGCGCAAGTCGAGGTCGAGGTGTCGCTGCTCAGCGAGCCGGAATTCATCGACTTCGCGGACGAAGCCGACCTGCTGCGCCAGTTGCGCCCTTTCGAGGACGGTCTGATCCTGTTCGCGGGCTGTCGCAGCGCCACTTTCCTGCCGCAGGTGTGGTCGCAACTGCCGCAGCCCGAGATGTTTCTCGCCGCGCTCAAGTGCAAGGCCGGCATGCCGGTCGAGCGTCCGGTGGACGGCCTGATGGCCGCGCGCTACAACGTCAGAAAGTGGCATGAATCCCGCGCGGAGGCCTCATGA
- a CDS encoding DMT family transporter produces the protein MHRLTANPYLLLTLTALFWSGNMVMGRGIRADVPPIALAFWRWIIALALVAPLALPHLRSQWPRLRAAWPVIVVLGLLGVGGYNTFAYLALQHTTATSATLLNSFIPIATIAFAFLFFGKRLSRLETAGVVVSLGGVAAIVSRGSLEILLGFTLNTGDLWMLAAVTVWGLYTVGLQKRPEGVHPMLLLAAFTVVGLLALTPAYAWELSAGRTINLGWSAIGGILYTGIFPGFLGYVFYNAGVAAVGPARGSLFIHLMPVFATLLAAIFLDERPYLYHFVGIALVFAGIYLTTRRQPA, from the coding sequence ATGCATCGCCTCACCGCCAACCCCTACCTGCTGCTCACCCTCACTGCCCTCTTCTGGTCCGGAAACATGGTCATGGGCCGTGGCATCCGTGCCGACGTACCCCCCATCGCGCTGGCATTCTGGCGCTGGATCATCGCGTTGGCGCTGGTCGCCCCGCTCGCCCTGCCCCATCTGCGCAGCCAGTGGCCGCGGCTCAGGGCGGCGTGGCCGGTCATCGTCGTGCTCGGCCTGCTCGGCGTAGGCGGCTACAACACCTTCGCCTACCTGGCGCTGCAGCACACGACCGCCACGAGCGCGACGCTGCTCAATTCCTTCATCCCGATCGCGACCATCGCCTTCGCCTTCCTGTTCTTCGGCAAGCGCCTGAGCCGCCTCGAGACGGCCGGTGTCGTCGTGTCGCTGGGCGGCGTGGCGGCCATCGTCAGCCGCGGCAGTCTGGAAATCCTGCTCGGATTCACGCTGAACACCGGCGACCTGTGGATGCTGGCGGCGGTCACCGTCTGGGGGCTCTACACGGTCGGCCTGCAGAAGCGGCCCGAGGGGGTGCATCCGATGCTGCTGCTGGCCGCCTTCACCGTCGTCGGCCTGCTCGCGCTGACGCCCGCCTATGCGTGGGAGCTGTCCGCCGGGCGTACGATCAACCTCGGCTGGAGCGCGATCGGCGGCATCCTGTACACGGGCATCTTTCCCGGCTTTCTCGGCTACGTGTTCTACAACGCCGGCGTCGCCGCCGTGGGGCCGGCGCGTGGTTCGCTCTTCATCCACCTGATGCCGGTATTCGCGACCCTTCTCGCGGCGATCTTCCTCGACGAGCGGCCCTATCTCTACCATTTCGTCGGCATCGCCCTGGTGTTCGCCGGCATCTACCTGACCACCCGGCGGCAGCCGGCCTGA
- the ispF gene encoding 2-C-methyl-D-erythritol 2,4-cyclodiphosphate synthase, protein MNVPFRIGQGFDVHALVPGRPLIIGGVTIPHPRGLLGHSDADVLLHAITDALLGAAGLGDIGRLFPDTDERHAGADSRVLLRGAFARVRDAGWAVANIDATVICTAPKILPHAPAMVGNIAADLQMDPAAINIKGKTTEKLGFTGRGEGIAAQAVALLVKGDHA, encoded by the coding sequence ATGAACGTTCCGTTTCGAATCGGTCAGGGTTTTGATGTACATGCGCTGGTGCCTGGCCGGCCGCTGATCATCGGCGGCGTGACCATCCCCCATCCGCGCGGACTGCTCGGCCACTCCGACGCCGACGTGCTGCTGCACGCGATCACCGATGCGCTGCTGGGCGCCGCCGGCCTCGGTGACATCGGCCGCCTGTTTCCCGATACCGACGAACGCCACGCCGGCGCCGACAGCCGCGTGCTGCTGCGCGGAGCCTTTGCGCGCGTCCGCGACGCGGGTTGGGCGGTGGCGAACATCGACGCGACGGTGATCTGCACCGCACCGAAGATCCTGCCGCATGCGCCGGCCATGGTCGGCAACATCGCCGCCGACCTGCAGATGGATCCGGCCGCGATCAACATCAAGGGCAAGACGACCGAAAAGCTCGGCTTCACCGGCCGCGGCGAAGGCATCGCCGCGCAGGCGGTGGCGCTGCTGGTGAAGGGCGACCATGCCTGA